One window of the Rosa rugosa chromosome 3, drRosRugo1.1, whole genome shotgun sequence genome contains the following:
- the LOC133739217 gene encoding probable CCR4-associated factor 1 homolog 7, which produces MSILPKGDSIQIREVWNDNLEEEFHIIRGIVDKYNYVAMDTEFPGVVLRPVGAFKNISDYNYQTLKDNVDMLKLIQLGLTFSDENGNLPTCGTENFFIWQFNFREFNVTEDIFASDSIELLRQCGIDFKKNSEKGIDVNRFAELLMSSGIVLNDAVHWVTFHSGYDFGYLLKLLTCRSLPDTQAGFFDLIKIYFPMVYDIKHLMKFCNSLHGGLNKLAELLDVERVGVCHQAGSDSLLTACTFRKLRDTFFSGSTEKYAGVLYGLGVENGQSTN; this is translated from the coding sequence ATGTCAATTTTGCCGAAAGGGGATTCGATTCAAATCCGGGAGGTGTGGAATGATAATCTTGAGGAAGAGTTTCATATAATCCGTGGTATTGTTGACAAGTATAACTATGTTGCTATGGATACCGAGTTCCCTGGGGTGGTTCTTCGCCCTGTGGGGGCCTTTAAGAACATCAGTGATTACAACTATCAGACCCTGAAAGACAATGTTGATATGTTGAAATTGATTCAGTTGGGCCTCACTTTCTCGGATGAGAATGGGAACCTGCCTACTTGTGGAACCGAAAACTTTTTCATTTGGCAGTTCAATTTCCGCGAGTTCAATGTCACCGAGGACATCTTTGCCAGCGATTCCATTGAGTTGTTGCGTCAATGTGGGATTGACTTCAAGAAGAACAGCGAGAAGGGTATTGATGTGAATCGGTTTGCTGAGCTTTTGATGTCTTCAGGGATTGTGTTGAATGATGCTGTGCATTGGGTCACCTTCCATAGCGGGTATGATTTTGGATACCTGCTCAAGCTATTGACTTGTAGGAGTTTGCCCGACACGCAAGCCGGTTTCTTTGATTTGATCAAGATATACTTCCCAATGGTGTATGATATCaagcatttgatgaagtttTGCAACAGCCTCCATGGTGGGTTGAACAAGCTTGCAGAACTGTTGGATGTGGAAAGAGTTGGTGTGTGCCATCAAGCAGGCTCGGACAGTTTGCTTACAGCTTGCACCTTTAGGAAATTGAGGGATACCTTCTTCAGTGGCTCTACCGAGAAATATGCAGGTGTTTTGTATGGTCTGGGTGTTGAAAATGGACAGAGTActaattga
- the LOC133736284 gene encoding cytochrome b561, DM13 and DOMON domain-containing protein At5g54830, with translation MPRKPTATIFLGFLLLLTFCHADPGSNCPKTSPLVNLESQFKMLQHQLRGSVKIIDDCSFQVSNFDMLSGSDVHWWGAVAPDFNNLTAGFVISDQKLNETYKSASFTVRLRDNVTWNQIQVLAVWDLPTSSDFGHIVLRDVVNRSSGSSDLAPSPSPASDSGNGTGQVHTEPTMLVNCKSLSDDFRVRWTLRPEENVIDIGLEAATGSTNYMAFGWARPNITHQFMLGADVAVAGFKEDGMPFVDDFYITKYSECTVYKDGSVKGVCPDTRYEGTAPNGLVNNTKLVYGHRRDAVSFIRYQRPLESADKKYDLAVKHTEKRTVIWAVGPIRPPDTLQPYYLPQNHGGPQDVVYGHLELNVSEHVDDCYGPIEADDKEDQHLIIADAKAPLVVTSGQAVHYPDPPNPSKVLYINKKEAPVLRVERGVPVTFSIQAGHDVALYITSDPLGGNATLRNASETVYAGGSEAQGVQASPKELIWAPDRNTPDLVYYQSLYDQKMGWKVQVVDGGLSDMYNNSVILDDQQVTLFWTLAHDSISIAVRGEKKSGFVAIGFGRGMVNSYAYVGWIDNIGKGRVNTYWIDGKDASSVHPTHENLTYVRCRSENGIITFEFTRPLKPSCGKSDKPECKNIIDPTTPLKIIWAMGATWTDDHLSDQNMHFATSSRPIRVLLMRGSAEAEQDLQPVLAVHGFMMFLAWAILLPGGILAARYLKHVKGDGWYRIHVYLQYSGLVIVLLALLFAVAELRGFFFGSLHVKFGTTAILLVCMQPVNAYLRPKRPNNGELVSSKRLLWEYLHVIGGRSAIVVGFGALFTGLKHLGDRYGGENVDGLNLALIVWFLICALIVIYLEYYERQRRRNRSIGRSNWVLGNLEEDDSVDLLSPNGIHSEKESHTSGRMEVQLEPLNR, from the coding sequence ATGCCTCGCAAGCCCACCGCCACCATCTTCCTAGGGTTTCTCCTCCTCCTTACATTCTGCCATGCCGATCCGGGTTCCAATTGCCCCAAAACCAGCCCTCTCGTCAACTTGGAATCGCAATTCAAAATGCTCCAGCACCAGCTCAGAGGCTCCGTTAAGATAATCGACGATTGCTCCTTCCAGGTTTCCAATTTCGACATGCTCTCCGGCTCCGACGTCCACTGGTGGGGCGCCGTCGCCCCCGATTTCAATAATCTCACCGCCGGCTTCGTAATCTCCGACCAGAAGCTCAACGAGACATACAAAAGCGCGAGCTTCACTGTGCGCCTGAGGGACAATGTCACCTGGAATCAGATCCAAGTCCTCGCCGTCTGGGACCTCCCCACCTCCTCCGACTTCGGTCACATCGTGCTCCGGGATGTAGTAAACAGATCGTCCGGCAGCTCCGATTTGGCTCCTTCTCCGTCGCCGGCGAGCGATTCAGGGAATGGGACCGGTCAGGTTCACACTGAGCCGACTATGTTGGTGAATTGCAAGAGTTTGTCCGACGATTTTAGGGTTAGATGGACACTGCGTCCTGAGGAGAATGTGATTGACATTGGGCTGGAGGCTGCCACCGGGTCGACGAATTACATGGCTTTCGGGTGGGCCCGCCCGAATATCACACACCAGTTTATGCTCGGAGCTGACGTGGCCGTCGCCGGATTCAAGGAGGACGGAATGCCGTTTGTGGATGATTTTTACATCACAAAGTACAGCGAGTGCACCGTGTACAAGGACGGCTCCGTCAAAGGGGTGTGCCCCGATACAAGATACGAAGGGACGGCCCCGAATGGCTTGGTGAACAATACCAAATTGGTTTACGGCCACCGGAGGGACGCCGTGTCGTTTATTAGGTACCAGAGGCCGTTGGAATCAGCTGATAAAAAGTATGATTTGGCGGTGAAGCATACCGAGAAAAGGACGGTGATTTGGGCCGTGGGGCCGATCAGGCCACCGGATACTCTTCAGCCTTACTATCTTCCCCAAAACCATGGGGGACCCCAGGATGTGGTTTATGGCCATTTGGAGCTCAATGTGTCTGAGCATGTGGATGACTGTTATGGTCCTATAGAGGCCGATGACAAGGAGGATCAGCACCTCATTATTGCGGATGCAAAGGCCCCGCTTGTGGTTACTTCCGGCCAGGCAGTGCATTATCCAGACCCTCCGAACCCTTCAAAGGTTCTTTACATTAACAAGAAAGAGGCTCCGGTGTTGAGAGTTGAAAGAGGGGTGCCGGTCACGTTTTCAATACAAGCTGGGCATGATGTTGCTCTCTACATTACTTCagatcctcttggtgggaatgCTACACTGAGGAATGCAAGCGAGACTGTGTATGCTGGAGGATCGGAAGCTCAAGGAGTTCAAGCCAGTCCCAAGGAGTTAATTTGGGCACCAGACAGGAATACCCCAGACCTAGTGTACTATCAATCTCTTTATGACCAGAAAATGGGATGGAAGGTACAGGTGGTTGATGGGGGTCTGTCAGATATGTATAATAACAGTGTGATTTTGGATGATCAGCAAGTTACCTTATTTTGGACACTGGCACATGATTCTATATCTATTGCAGTCCGGGGTGAGAAGAAAAGTGGTTTCGTGGCAATAGGATTTGGTAGGGGAATGGTGAACAGCTATGCTTATGTGGGTTGGATTGATAATATTGGCAAAGGGCGGGTAAATACTTACTGGATTGATGGAAAGGATGCCTCGAGTGTGCATCCAACACATGAGAATTTGACATACGTGAGGTGCAGGTCAGAAAATGGGATCATTACGTTCGAGTTCACTCGTCCTTTGAAACCATCATGTGGTAAGAGTGATAAGCCCGAGTGTAAAAACATAATTGATCCAACTACTCCTCTTAAAATTATATGGGCAATGGGTGCTACATGGACCGATGATCATCTTAGTGATCAAAACATGCATTTTGCCACCAGCAGTAGGCCTATAAGGGTGCTGCTTATGCGTGGTTCTGCAGAGGCAGAGCAGGATTTACAGCCAGTATTAGCAGTGCATGGATTTATGATGTTTCTCGCTTGGGCTATCTTGCTTCCTGGTGGAATACTGGCGGCTAGATACTTAAAACATGTTAAGGGTGATGGTTGGTACCGGATTCATGTATACTTGCAGTACTCAGGTTTGGTAATCGTTCTACTTGCCCTTCTTTTTGCCGTTGCTGAGCTCCGTGGTTTCTTTTTCGGCTCATTACATGTTAAATTTGGAACTACGGCTATACTTTTGGTTTGTATGCAACCAGTGAATGCATACCTAAGGCCAAAGAGACCAAATAATGGAGAGCTGGTTTCCTCAAAAAGGCTTCTATGGGAGTATCTTCATGTGATCGGGGGCAGATCTGCCATTGTAGTAGGTTTTGGAGCACTTTTCACAGGACTGAAGCATTTAGGTGATAGATATGGCGGCGAAAATGTTGATGGACTAAATTTAGCTTTGATAGTTTGGTTCTTGATCTGTGCATTGATAGTAATATATCTGGAATACTATGAAAGGCAAAGAAGGAGGAATAGAAGTATCGGCAGAAGCAATTGGGTGCTGGGGAACCTTGAGGAGGATGACTCTGTTGATTTGTTGAGCCCAAATGGAATACATTCAGAGAAAGAATCACATACATCAGGAAGAATGGAAGTTCAATTAGAGCCTCTGAACAGATAG